One window from the genome of [Clostridium] celerecrescens 18A encodes:
- a CDS encoding amino acid ABC transporter permease: MWEKLRDDFYQNFIVDDRWKYITGGLQNTLKITFFAVLIGIVLGFLVAIIRSTYENTHKLKLLNAVCSVYLTVIRGTPVVVQLMIMYFVIFASNDPGQVPTAILAFGINSGAYVAEIFRSGISSIEKGQFEAGRSLGFNYAQTMWFIVMPQAFKNVVPTLANEFIVLLKETSVAGYIGLQDLTKGGDIIKSRTYSAFMPLIAVAIIYLIMVMVFSYLVKLLERRLHRSEH, translated from the coding sequence ATGTGGGAAAAGCTAAGAGATGATTTTTATCAGAATTTTATCGTAGATGACCGTTGGAAATACATTACCGGCGGCCTGCAAAACACGTTAAAGATCACGTTTTTTGCAGTTTTAATCGGTATTGTGCTGGGATTTCTGGTTGCGATTATTCGTTCAACTTATGAAAATACCCATAAGCTGAAACTATTAAATGCAGTTTGCAGCGTTTATCTGACGGTGATCCGCGGGACGCCGGTGGTTGTACAGCTGATGATCATGTATTTTGTCATCTTTGCATCCAATGATCCGGGCCAGGTGCCAACAGCGATTCTGGCATTTGGAATCAACTCTGGCGCCTATGTGGCTGAAATCTTCCGGAGCGGTATCAGTTCCATTGAAAAAGGACAGTTTGAGGCCGGCCGAAGCCTGGGCTTTAATTACGCCCAGACCATGTGGTTCATCGTTATGCCCCAGGCCTTTAAAAATGTGGTTCCTACCCTTGCTAACGAATTTATCGTCCTTTTAAAGGAGACTTCTGTGGCAGGTTACATAGGGCTGCAGGATTTGACCAAGGGCGGCGATATCATCAAGAGCCGTACTTATTCTGCGTTTATGCCTCTGATTGCAGTGGCCATTATTTATCTGATTATGGTAATGGTATTTTCATATCTCGTAAAATTACTGGAGAGGAGGCTGCACAGAAGTGAGCATTAA
- a CDS encoding GNAT family N-acetyltransferase: MLDYRTLNNTGIEILHEAFRNAFSDYQVEMNLSIETFNQMLQRRGYAPEISIGAFKNDRLVGFVLNGFRNLNGKTTVYDIGTGVIIDYRRQGVTSNMLLNVKELLKQKQIEQYLLEVIQSNTSALQLYQNEGFKIQRNFSCFKIDKKSYVPLNNHKVEHTDQMAWEQLKEFWDFEPSWQNSIDSVNAASKEFLYSVVRYDNTIAGYGIINKKTGDIPQIAVNKVYRGKGIGRSIVTDLIENTESPKISTLNVDDKSKCTKDFLIECGFEPIVSQYEMLLIIG, translated from the coding sequence ATGTTAGATTATAGGACTTTAAATAACACAGGTATAGAAATACTTCACGAAGCATTTCGGAATGCATTTTCTGATTATCAGGTTGAAATGAATTTATCCATTGAAACATTCAATCAAATGCTTCAAAGGAGAGGGTATGCTCCGGAGATATCCATAGGTGCGTTTAAAAATGATCGATTGGTTGGTTTCGTTCTAAATGGATTTAGAAATCTAAACGGAAAAACAACAGTGTATGATATTGGAACAGGCGTTATCATTGATTACAGAAGACAAGGTGTCACAAGTAATATGCTTTTGAATGTTAAAGAATTACTTAAACAAAAACAAATAGAACAGTATTTACTTGAGGTTATTCAGTCCAATACGTCTGCACTTCAACTGTACCAAAATGAGGGATTTAAGATTCAAAGGAATTTTTCCTGCTTTAAAATAGACAAAAAGAGTTATGTACCTCTGAATAACCATAAAGTTGAGCACACGGATCAGATGGCGTGGGAACAATTAAAAGAATTTTGGGATTTTGAACCTTCGTGGCAAAACTCAATTGATTCGGTTAATGCCGCATCAAAGGAATTTCTATATTCTGTTGTACGTTATGATAATACAATTGCTGGATATGGTATCATTAACAAAAAGACAGGAGATATCCCTCAAATTGCAGTAAACAAAGTTTATAGAGGGAAAGGAATTGGCAGAAGCATTGTTACTGATTTGATCGAAAATACGGAATCTCCCAAAATAAGTACCCTTAATGTAGATGACAAATCAAAATGTACGAAAGATTTTCTGATTGAATGTGGGTTTGAACCTATTGTGAGTCAGTATGAGATGCTTTTGATCATAGGATAA
- a CDS encoding C-GCAxxG-C-C family protein has translation MSDTTSKRVEEALNKHSKGYNCAQSVSCAFCDKTGIDEETMFRVTEGMGLGMGGMEGTCGAISAAAVLSGLKNSSAHLDRPDSKRTSHEASKKCLSEFKEQNKSVICKDLKGVETGKVLRSCNDCIADAVRIIDHELFGEE, from the coding sequence ATGTCAGACACAACATCAAAAAGAGTGGAAGAAGCTTTGAACAAGCATTCTAAGGGGTATAATTGCGCACAGTCCGTCTCCTGTGCCTTCTGTGATAAAACAGGCATTGACGAGGAAACTATGTTTCGCGTTACGGAAGGCATGGGCCTTGGTATGGGCGGTATGGAAGGTACCTGCGGAGCCATCAGCGCTGCTGCCGTACTTTCCGGACTAAAGAACAGTTCCGCCCACTTAGACCGGCCGGATTCCAAGAGGACTTCTCACGAAGCGTCAAAAAAATGCTTGTCAGAATTTAAGGAACAAAACAAAAGCGTGATCTGCAAGGATTTAAAAGGTGTGGAAACCGGAAAGGTCCTCCGTTCCTGCAATGACTGCATCGCAGATGCCGTAAGAATCATAGACCATGAATTATTTGGAGAAGAATAA
- a CDS encoding HAD family hydrolase, with protein MRYKHIVFDIDGTLIDTEYAVLHSLQDTLITAAGINKEINELTFALGIPGKNALKILNIPERSFSLILGNWEKCMSNYSNTICVFQGISELLDTLVQYGYELGIVTSKTREEFKQDFEPFDISKYFTTIICADDTTEHKPDPDPLFKYMEVSNANNNELIYIGDSIYDWECAKSARVDFALAGWGSLSREIQADYYLEKPDDLLSIMRD; from the coding sequence ATGAGATATAAGCATATTGTTTTTGATATTGACGGAACATTGATAGACACTGAATATGCAGTTCTGCACTCTTTGCAAGACACCTTAATTACCGCAGCTGGAATTAACAAAGAAATCAACGAGCTGACATTTGCATTGGGTATTCCCGGAAAGAACGCATTGAAAATACTTAACATCCCAGAACGTTCATTTTCGCTCATTCTAGGAAATTGGGAAAAATGTATGTCCAATTATAGCAATACCATATGTGTTTTTCAGGGCATAAGTGAGTTACTGGACACCCTTGTACAATACGGCTATGAATTGGGAATTGTTACCTCAAAAACTAGAGAAGAATTTAAGCAGGATTTTGAACCATTTGATATTAGCAAATATTTCACAACGATTATTTGTGCTGATGATACGACGGAGCACAAGCCAGATCCAGACCCTCTTTTTAAATATATGGAAGTCTCAAATGCGAACAATAACGAATTGATTTATATTGGGGACAGTATATATGACTGGGAATGTGCCAAAAGTGCCAGGGTTGATTTTGCTTTGGCGGGCTGGGGCAGTCTTTCCAGAGAAATACAGGCAGATTATTACTTAGAAAAACCTGACGATCTTCTATCAATCATGAGGGATTAA
- a CDS encoding GNAT family N-acetyltransferase, translated as MNYIFTNSIKEDDALRHSYNSLAEKTFGLSFEDFYQNGYWTDKYIPYSLIDDGKVIANASVNIFKSRYNGKEKRCIQIGTVMTDLDYRNQGLSRYLIERILSEWKETCDIMYLFANDRVLNFYPKFGFVKAVEYQCSRPITPTKGRVRKLDMSHAGDRALLKRYYTKSNPYSALTMEDNYELLMFYCTSPMKDCVYFLEDFDAVIIASNKNEVLTCYDIFSKGDYSLTDMVSRVAEPQIHTVVFGFTPAEHEAFHSQILEEEDTTLFILKGKDHWFVNHQVRFPVLSHA; from the coding sequence TTGAATTATATCTTTACTAACAGCATTAAAGAGGATGATGCATTACGGCACAGTTATAATAGTCTGGCTGAAAAAACTTTTGGATTGTCTTTTGAAGATTTTTATCAGAATGGATATTGGACAGATAAATATATTCCATATTCCTTGATCGATGATGGAAAGGTAATCGCTAATGCATCTGTGAATATTTTTAAATCCCGTTATAATGGGAAGGAAAAACGATGCATCCAGATCGGAACGGTTATGACGGACCTCGATTATAGAAATCAGGGGTTATCTAGATATTTAATTGAACGAATTTTAAGTGAATGGAAAGAAACATGCGATATCATGTATCTGTTTGCCAATGATCGTGTTCTTAATTTCTATCCTAAATTTGGTTTTGTAAAAGCCGTTGAATACCAATGCAGCCGTCCAATCACTCCAACAAAAGGACGCGTAAGGAAACTTGACATGAGCCATGCAGGTGATCGTGCTCTCTTGAAGCGGTATTACACGAAATCCAACCCATACTCCGCGCTTACTATGGAGGATAACTATGAATTGCTCATGTTTTATTGTACATCACCGATGAAAGACTGTGTGTATTTTCTGGAAGATTTTGATGCTGTAATAATTGCTTCAAATAAAAATGAGGTTTTAACCTGTTATGATATTTTTAGTAAAGGTGACTACTCTTTGACTGACATGGTATCCAGAGTGGCAGAGCCTCAAATTCACACTGTGGTTTTTGGCTTTACTCCTGCAGAACATGAAGCTTTTCATTCACAAATTCTTGAAGAAGAGGATACGACTCTTTTTATTCTTAAAGGAAAGGATCATTGGTTTGTGAATCATCAGGTGAGGTTTCCTGTTTTGTCACATGCATAA
- a CDS encoding amino acid ABC transporter ATP-binding protein, which produces MENPLIQVQNLGKKFGDVEVLKDITVDIYKGDVVCVIGPSGSGKSTFLRCLNRLEEPTGGHILFEGVDIVDKKTDIDKHRQKMGMVFQQFNLFPHMTILKNLTIAPMKLQGRSKKEAEEQALGLLRKVGLADRADSYPNQLSGGQKQRIAIVRALCMNPDVMLFDEPTSALDPEMVGEVLNVMRELADEKMTMVVVTHEMGFAREVATRVMFMDGGYFLEENEPNVFFSNPQNDRLKLFLSKVL; this is translated from the coding sequence ATGGAAAACCCCCTGATTCAGGTACAGAATCTGGGGAAAAAGTTTGGCGACGTAGAAGTGCTTAAGGATATTACCGTTGATATTTATAAAGGGGACGTAGTATGCGTGATCGGGCCTTCCGGTTCAGGAAAAAGCACATTTCTCCGCTGCTTAAACCGTCTGGAGGAACCCACCGGAGGACATATCCTGTTTGAAGGCGTGGACATTGTAGATAAGAAAACCGACATTGATAAGCACCGTCAGAAGATGGGAATGGTGTTCCAGCAGTTTAACCTGTTTCCTCATATGACGATTCTAAAGAATCTGACCATTGCGCCTATGAAGCTTCAGGGACGCAGTAAGAAGGAGGCAGAAGAGCAGGCCTTAGGACTTCTTCGTAAGGTGGGCCTTGCCGACAGGGCGGACTCTTATCCCAATCAGTTATCCGGCGGGCAGAAGCAGCGTATCGCCATTGTCCGTGCGCTGTGCATGAATCCGGATGTCATGCTGTTTGACGAACCAACCTCCGCTCTTGATCCCGAGATGGTAGGCGAGGTGTTAAATGTAATGCGGGAACTGGCTGACGAGAAGATGACCATGGTCGTGGTCACTCACGAAATGGGGTTTGCCAGAGAAGTGGCGACCCGGGTCATGTTCATGGACGGCGGCTATTTCCTGGAAGAAAATGAACCAAATGTGTTCTTTTCCAATCCTCAAAATGACAGATTGAAGCTGTTTTTGAGTAAGGTACTTTAA
- a CDS encoding aldehyde dehydrogenase family protein, which translates to MGSYVHTLVERSRKAQEILATYDQAKTDEIVKMFAKVVFDHAEPLAKLAVEESRMGVYEDKILKNKGKSRIIWNAMKGRISVGIIGRDEESGIIEVAKPMGIIAAATPCTNPVVTPMCNAMFAVKCQNTIIIAPHPRGRKCAAALADLYDKELDRMGVPRDIFLVMEEPSVELTTELMAACDAVIATGGMAMVKSAYSSGKPSYGVGPGNVQGLIDEGINYKEAAGRMIASRIFDNGIICSGTQSIIAPEKDYEEIMKEFEGQGAYVIDDPNVMSKLAEVVFPGGTISKHVVGQPVQAIAGMAGISIPEDRKVIVVKPKRYGAGIVWSKEKMCPIMAAYSYKTWEEAVEIAYQNLLVEGEGHSADIQSDNRVHIEYAGVKLPVSRVMVNQTSSSMAGGAFANSLNPTTTLGCGSWGNNAISENLFYTHLMNKSRIVLVKKNWKQPSDEEIFS; encoded by the coding sequence ATGGGTTCGTATGTTCATACATTGGTGGAGCGGTCCAGAAAGGCGCAGGAGATACTGGCTACCTATGACCAGGCTAAAACAGATGAGATTGTAAAGATGTTCGCAAAGGTGGTTTTCGACCATGCAGAGCCACTGGCAAAGCTGGCTGTGGAGGAAAGCCGCATGGGAGTTTATGAAGACAAGATTTTGAAAAACAAAGGGAAGTCCAGAATTATCTGGAATGCAATGAAAGGTCGGATATCGGTTGGAATCATCGGAAGGGATGAAGAGTCAGGAATTATAGAGGTGGCAAAGCCAATGGGCATCATTGCGGCAGCAACGCCCTGTACGAATCCGGTGGTCACGCCCATGTGCAATGCCATGTTCGCAGTCAAGTGCCAAAATACCATTATCATCGCTCCTCACCCCAGAGGCAGGAAATGCGCGGCTGCATTAGCAGATCTGTATGATAAGGAATTAGACCGGATGGGAGTGCCAAGGGATATCTTTCTTGTTATGGAGGAACCAAGCGTAGAACTGACCACAGAACTCATGGCAGCCTGTGATGCAGTGATTGCGACCGGCGGTATGGCAATGGTGAAGTCCGCATACTCCAGCGGAAAGCCCAGCTATGGTGTTGGCCCGGGTAATGTCCAGGGATTGATAGACGAAGGGATCAATTACAAAGAGGCGGCAGGCCGAATGATTGCCAGCCGTATTTTTGACAATGGCATCATTTGTTCCGGTACCCAGAGCATTATCGCCCCGGAGAAGGATTATGAAGAGATTATGAAGGAATTTGAGGGCCAGGGGGCATATGTGATTGACGATCCAAACGTAATGTCTAAGCTGGCGGAAGTGGTGTTCCCGGGTGGAACCATCAGTAAGCATGTGGTAGGCCAGCCCGTGCAGGCCATAGCAGGGATGGCAGGGATTTCTATTCCTGAGGACAGGAAGGTAATTGTTGTAAAACCAAAAAGGTATGGAGCAGGGATTGTATGGAGCAAGGAGAAAATGTGTCCCATAATGGCTGCTTACAGCTACAAAACCTGGGAGGAAGCCGTAGAGATTGCTTACCAGAACTTATTGGTGGAAGGGGAAGGCCATTCTGCAGATATTCAGTCGGACAATCGGGTGCACATCGAATATGCGGGAGTAAAGCTTCCCGTAAGCCGGGTAATGGTCAACCAGACCAGTTCCAGCATGGCAGGCGGGGCGTTTGCCAATTCCTTAAATCCCACAACGACTCTGGGCTGCGGAAGCTGGGGCAATAACGCCATCAGTGAAAATCTGTTTTATACCCATCTGATGAATAAGAGCAGGATCGTTCTGGTTAAAAAGAACTGGAAGCAGCCGTCGGATGAAGAGATATTTTCATAG
- a CDS encoding TMEM164 family acyltransferase — MKELLEKTAWPMNPPAPYSLFHIIFIAVGLSSVVFLAYYTTRKINSSRLPRLLFFCGLLLAATECWKQLFLYYVVNEQTYNWWYFPFQLCSLPMYLCLILPLVPFKNVQRVLCTFMQDFNLLGGIMALAEPSGLFHPYWFLTLHGLIWHLLLIYIGLVIAFSRLSDTSLLGFVRTLPLFFICCIIASIINRTAKPLGQADMFYISPYYPSAQIVFHEIALKYGISIGNAVYLLATCLGGFLFHVIFYKFHLFSAQTEA; from the coding sequence ATGAAGGAACTCCTTGAAAAAACAGCATGGCCTATGAATCCGCCAGCTCCTTATTCTCTGTTCCACATCATATTTATTGCCGTAGGGCTTTCCTCTGTAGTTTTTCTGGCTTATTACACCACCAGAAAAATAAACAGTTCCAGACTTCCGCGGCTGCTTTTTTTCTGCGGCCTTCTTCTGGCTGCCACCGAGTGCTGGAAACAGCTTTTTTTATATTATGTGGTAAATGAACAGACCTACAACTGGTGGTATTTTCCATTTCAGCTTTGCAGCCTTCCCATGTACCTCTGCCTCATTCTTCCGCTGGTCCCTTTTAAAAACGTGCAAAGGGTGCTATGCACCTTTATGCAGGATTTCAACCTTTTAGGAGGCATCATGGCACTGGCAGAACCTTCCGGACTTTTTCATCCCTACTGGTTTTTAACCCTTCACGGTTTGATCTGGCACCTGCTTTTGATTTATATAGGGCTGGTCATCGCATTTTCCCGTCTTTCCGATACTTCGCTTTTGGGATTCGTGCGGACGCTTCCTCTGTTTTTTATCTGCTGCATCATAGCTTCTATTATCAATCGGACGGCAAAACCTTTGGGTCAGGCAGATATGTTCTACATTTCTCCCTATTACCCGTCGGCTCAAATCGTTTTTCATGAAATTGCTTTAAAATACGGCATATCCATAGGGAATGCTGTTTATCTGCTTGCCACCTGCCTGGGCGGCTTTCTGTTTCATGTTATATTTTATAAATTTCACTTGTTTTCAGCCCAGACCGAAGCTTAA
- a CDS encoding peptidoglycan recognition protein family protein: MTNQTKESYDELERRRHARIRRQKQKKQKKRRRIIYIVVRVFILTIALAGIAWGISLLFFQNYVDLKRVTMPDWVEEDYIEPNPYSRPGREMKRADGIVVHYVANPGTTAKQNLNYFDSLKNQTGDKKISASSHFMIGLEGEILQGIPIYEVAYATSKEKNMDTVSIECCHPDETGKFNDETYDSLVKLTAWLCRNLGLTEKDVIRHYDATGKDCPRYFVAHEDAWKKFLSDVKAARKLPDEGKNLQ; this comes from the coding sequence ATGACGAATCAGACAAAAGAAAGCTATGACGAACTGGAACGCCGCCGCCATGCCAGAATAAGGCGGCAGAAGCAAAAGAAGCAGAAAAAAAGAAGGCGGATCATCTACATAGTGGTCAGAGTATTCATTCTGACCATAGCCCTGGCTGGGATCGCATGGGGGATCAGTCTGCTGTTTTTTCAAAATTATGTGGATCTAAAGAGGGTTACCATGCCTGACTGGGTGGAGGAGGACTATATTGAGCCAAATCCTTATTCAAGACCTGGGAGAGAAATGAAAAGAGCGGATGGAATTGTGGTTCATTATGTGGCCAATCCAGGTACTACGGCCAAACAGAACTTGAATTATTTTGACAGTCTGAAGAACCAGACAGGAGACAAGAAGATTTCGGCCAGCAGCCATTTTATGATAGGACTCGAAGGCGAAATACTTCAGGGAATTCCTATTTATGAAGTAGCTTATGCCACATCCAAGGAAAAAAATATGGATACGGTATCCATTGAATGCTGCCATCCTGATGAGACAGGGAAATTTAATGATGAAACCTATGATTCCCTGGTAAAACTAACGGCCTGGCTTTGCAGGAATCTGGGATTAACGGAAAAAGACGTGATAAGGCATTACGATGCCACAGGTAAAGACTGTCCAAGGTACTTTGTAGCTCATGAGGATGCGTGGAAGAAGTTCCTTTCAGATGTGAAAGCGGCCAGAAAGCTGCCGGATGAAGGAAAGAATCTCCAATAG
- a CDS encoding HPr family phosphocarrier protein encodes MRNLKHTFSTVEDLVAFVVRAERCSFDIDVIYNQLVIDGKSLMGVMLIGIGKQVEIVCHNTAASPEELVGHAA; translated from the coding sequence ATGAGGAATCTGAAACATACATTTTCTACGGTGGAAGATCTGGTTGCATTTGTAGTAAGAGCGGAAAGGTGCAGTTTTGATATTGATGTCATTTACAACCAGCTGGTCATTGACGGAAAATCGCTGATGGGAGTTATGCTCATCGGCATTGGAAAACAGGTAGAGATCGTATGCCACAATACAGCAGCTTCTCCTGAAGAATTAGTAGGCCATGCCGCCTAA
- the tet gene encoding tetracycline resistance ribosomal protection protein produces the protein MKIMNIGILAHVDAGKTTLTESMLYTSGTIAESGRVDRGSTITDSMTLEKQRGITIQASIASYQWNHVKINLIDTPGHIDFYSEVERSLNILDGIVLLISAKDGIQAQTRILFDAIRKRKLPALIFINKIDQPDIDLDLIYKDIKEKLTSHILVMQRFTNDNTLLPMEIDKLSEEFRDTIIEMDDALLKKYMINQPITTEELLNSRRKNISCGNLLPIYHGSALKHIGTKELLDAILIEFNPLILPTDSKLAALVYKIERDDNRNKRTFMRIFGGSIKTRDVLTLEGHSDSIKIKKLEISNNGKIVEAEKIECGDIAIFPNEARLKIGDTIGTIPQNNLVLHDDSLIMQANISPMVSSDRAILLEALSELSETDPLLQYKLDSRSSDITMEFLGKVQMEIIVALLQSRYHLQAKIENVTTIYKERPLKKATFTAHIGVSPNPFWASIGLLIEPLPIGAGVQYESKVSYGYLNKSFQNAVEEGIRSGCEQGLYGWELTDLKICFEYGIYYSPVSTPADFRHLAPIVLEQALKQSGTELLEPCLSFELYVPQDCNARVYNDLKKYQAMIESIKTQHNEIIVAGKIPARTSQIYKEQLSELTRGCGVFLTEPAGYQKNTGEIFIQARKPDDRLDKTRHLFDKANEEVRGGSV, from the coding sequence ATGAAAATAATGAATATAGGCATTCTGGCTCACGTAGATGCAGGAAAAACAACATTAACAGAGAGCATGCTCTATACCAGCGGTACAATTGCTGAATCTGGGCGTGTTGATCGCGGTTCGACTATTACAGATTCTATGACACTTGAAAAACAGAGAGGAATTACGATACAAGCGTCTATAGCATCTTATCAATGGAATCATGTGAAAATCAATTTAATTGATACCCCGGGGCACATAGATTTTTATTCTGAAGTAGAGCGTTCCTTAAATATATTGGATGGTATCGTTTTACTAATCTCAGCGAAGGACGGTATTCAGGCACAAACACGTATTCTTTTTGATGCAATAAGAAAAAGGAAGCTTCCAGCTTTAATTTTTATTAATAAAATTGATCAGCCAGATATTGATCTTGATTTGATATATAAAGATATCAAAGAGAAATTAACTTCTCATATTCTTGTAATGCAGAGATTCACAAATGATAATACTCTTTTACCCATGGAAATTGATAAATTATCAGAAGAGTTTAGAGACACGATTATTGAGATGGATGATGCTTTACTGAAGAAATATATGATTAATCAGCCTATTACAACTGAGGAGCTGTTAAATAGCAGAAGAAAAAATATAAGCTGCGGAAATCTTTTACCTATTTATCATGGCAGTGCTCTGAAACATATCGGAACAAAAGAACTACTGGATGCTATTCTTATAGAATTCAATCCGCTTATATTACCGACAGACTCCAAGCTTGCCGCTTTGGTATATAAAATTGAAAGAGATGATAATCGGAATAAGCGCACCTTTATGCGAATTTTTGGAGGCTCCATTAAAACCCGTGATGTGCTGACCCTCGAAGGTCATTCTGACAGTATAAAAATTAAAAAGCTGGAAATCTCAAACAATGGAAAAATTGTAGAAGCCGAAAAAATTGAATGCGGTGATATTGCAATTTTCCCAAATGAAGCCCGGCTAAAAATCGGAGATACCATAGGAACAATACCACAAAACAATTTGGTCTTGCATGATGATAGCCTGATCATGCAGGCGAATATTTCCCCCATGGTTTCTTCCGATAGAGCAATTCTACTGGAAGCATTATCGGAATTGTCCGAAACAGATCCTCTTTTACAATATAAACTGGATTCCAGAAGCAGTGATATCACAATGGAGTTTCTTGGAAAGGTTCAGATGGAGATCATTGTTGCTCTATTGCAGAGCAGATACCATCTTCAGGCTAAAATAGAAAATGTAACGACTATTTATAAAGAACGTCCTTTGAAAAAAGCAACTTTTACCGCTCATATTGGAGTTTCACCGAATCCTTTTTGGGCTTCCATCGGCTTACTAATAGAGCCTCTTCCTATTGGAGCAGGAGTGCAATATGAAAGTAAAGTGTCGTATGGGTATTTAAATAAGTCATTCCAGAATGCCGTTGAAGAAGGCATTCGATCCGGCTGTGAGCAAGGGCTGTATGGATGGGAATTAACGGATCTTAAAATTTGTTTTGAATATGGTATATATTATAGCCCAGTTAGTACACCAGCTGATTTCCGGCATCTGGCTCCTATCGTGCTTGAACAAGCTTTGAAACAGTCAGGCACAGAATTATTGGAACCATGTTTGTCATTCGAACTTTATGTCCCCCAAGATTGCAATGCTCGTGTTTACAATGACTTAAAAAAATATCAAGCAATGATTGAGTCAATAAAAACACAGCATAATGAAATTATAGTGGCTGGAAAAATCCCGGCCCGCACATCACAAATTTACAAAGAGCAGCTTTCAGAGTTAACAAGGGGCTGTGGAGTTTTTTTAACAGAACCCGCAGGGTACCAGAAAAATACCGGAGAAATTTTTATTCAGGCAAGAAAGCCGGATGATCGGTTGGATAAAACCCGACACTTATTTGATAAGGCTAATGAAGAAGTACGAGGAGGTAGTGTTTGA
- a CDS encoding basic amino acid ABC transporter substrate-binding protein — protein sequence MKKNVIAMVGVACVAALLTACAGSGTKTETETTAAGQKEAAGKLVMVTNAEFPPYEYYDKNEIVGIDADIARAIADKLGMELDIQDMAFDSLIPAVQSGKADFTAAGMTVNEDRKKNVDFTDTYAEAAQVIIVKEGSEIKTPDDLTGKKIGVQTGTTGDIYADDIENAEVKRYNKGMEAVMALTQDKIDAVIIDREPAKVFVKENAGLVILDEAFTEEEYAIAVKKDNKELLDKINGAIKELKESGELKKIVDKYITAE from the coding sequence ATGAAAAAGAATGTAATTGCTATGGTGGGTGTTGCATGTGTGGCAGCTTTATTAACTGCTTGTGCAGGTTCCGGAACTAAGACAGAGACAGAGACAACTGCTGCAGGGCAGAAAGAAGCTGCAGGAAAGCTGGTTATGGTAACCAATGCAGAATTTCCACCCTATGAATATTATGATAAAAATGAAATCGTTGGAATTGACGCAGACATTGCAAGGGCAATCGCTGATAAGCTGGGTATGGAGCTGGATATTCAGGATATGGCCTTTGATTCCCTGATTCCGGCTGTCCAGTCCGGAAAGGCAGACTTTACTGCTGCAGGTATGACCGTTAATGAAGACCGTAAGAAAAATGTTGATTTTACCGATACTTATGCAGAAGCAGCCCAGGTAATCATTGTTAAAGAAGGCAGCGAGATCAAAACACCGGATGATTTAACAGGTAAGAAGATTGGCGTACAGACCGGAACCACCGGTGATATTTATGCAGATGATATTGAGAATGCGGAAGTTAAGCGTTATAATAAGGGAATGGAAGCAGTTATGGCACTTACTCAGGACAAAATTGATGCTGTCATCATTGACCGTGAGCCTGCTAAGGTATTTGTAAAGGAAAATGCCGGACTGGTGATCCTTGACGAAGCATTTACCGAGGAAGAGTATGCAATCGCTGTTAAAAAAGACAACAAAGAACTGTTAGATAAGATAAACGGTGCCATTAAGGAATTAAAGGAATCCGGTGAATTAAAGAAGATCGTGGATAAATACATTACCGCGGAATAA
- a CDS encoding MarR family winged helix-turn-helix transcriptional regulator, which translates to MAEKELEESYVPFQCMIVSDSNKFNVEGVSTAQYYILDTLSNQGPKTTKELAEMKGISQSGISKLTKRLLQKKYIVQERQLNDRRSYNIILTSEGKAFLNRVDDFGNEIMNLIEEALTAEEVKAFSMMCKKITSLYAEKT; encoded by the coding sequence ATGGCAGAAAAAGAATTAGAAGAAAGTTATGTCCCTTTTCAGTGTATGATTGTATCTGATTCAAACAAATTTAACGTTGAAGGCGTTTCAACAGCACAGTACTATATTCTTGATACGTTGAGTAATCAAGGCCCAAAGACAACAAAAGAGCTTGCCGAAATGAAAGGAATCTCGCAGTCCGGCATTTCAAAATTGACGAAACGGCTGTTGCAAAAAAAGTATATCGTACAGGAAAGGCAGCTTAATGACCGCCGTTCCTATAATATTATACTGACCAGTGAAGGAAAAGCCTTTTTAAACCGTGTCGATGATTTTGGAAATGAAATCATGAACTTAATTGAAGAAGCATTGACGGCAGAGGAAGTAAAGGCCTTTTCCATGATGTGCAAGAAAATCACCAGCTTGTACGCTGAAAAAACCTGA